One stretch of Chitinophaga pendula DNA includes these proteins:
- a CDS encoding vWA domain-containing protein, whose amino-acid sequence MKKYALLLSLVLLTAYSVFAQQHLLKGRVTASDNGNPLPHVTIRMLGSSLGTVSGNDGYYQLALQKDTTITLEVAFIGFQTKTIKIRKGQTKADITLDPSREVLQEVVVTGYASQHKRSTAYSCVTVTKAQLREYYPAPRQADTEDYSPVNENIFHKVTDRPLSTFSVDVDRASYSNVRRFLNSGQLPPEDAIRVEEMINYFDYKYQNPTDGAPVAIYTDMAICPWNKSNQLVRIALKGKSVTTDKLPASNLVFLIDVSGSMESANKLPLVKQAFKALVQQLRPADHVSIVVYAGAAGLVLPSTAGNEKTTILDALDKLEAGGSTAGGAGIQLAYRTAAEHFIKSGNNRVILATDGDFNVGASSDGELQRIIEKEKEKGIFLSVLGFGMGNYKDNKLELLADKGNGNYAYIDNFEEARRTFVTEFGGTLFTIAKDVKLQIEFNPRFVSSYRLVGYENRLLHDEDFNDDKKDAGDMGAGHTVTALYEIVPTNKARRIDNAPVDPLKYQEYITRNNKEEVLTVKLRYKQPDSNKSQLISQILPLNRQQIQQAPADFRMAAAVASFGMLLRNSAFKGDASFDEVLALATQSKENDPEGYRSEFIQLVKKAALLKK is encoded by the coding sequence ATGAAAAAATATGCCCTTCTCCTATCACTAGTGCTGTTGACAGCCTATTCTGTATTCGCACAGCAACACCTGCTAAAGGGCAGGGTCACTGCCTCCGACAATGGCAATCCGCTTCCGCATGTTACCATACGCATGCTTGGTAGCAGTCTGGGTACGGTGAGTGGCAATGACGGATATTATCAGCTGGCACTACAGAAAGATACGACCATCACCCTGGAAGTAGCCTTTATTGGCTTTCAGACCAAAACCATCAAGATCCGTAAAGGTCAGACCAAGGCCGACATTACCTTAGATCCTTCCCGGGAAGTGCTGCAGGAGGTCGTGGTAACAGGTTATGCGTCTCAGCACAAACGTTCGACAGCGTATTCCTGTGTTACGGTCACGAAAGCTCAATTGCGCGAATATTACCCGGCACCCAGGCAAGCAGATACGGAAGATTACAGCCCCGTAAACGAAAACATCTTCCATAAAGTAACGGACCGGCCGCTCAGCACTTTCTCAGTAGATGTAGACAGGGCATCTTACAGCAACGTTCGGCGTTTTCTCAACAGCGGTCAGCTTCCTCCTGAAGACGCGATACGGGTGGAGGAGATGATCAATTATTTTGACTACAAATATCAAAATCCTACTGACGGTGCCCCGGTGGCTATTTACACGGATATGGCTATATGCCCTTGGAATAAATCCAATCAGCTGGTACGTATTGCACTGAAAGGTAAGTCAGTGACTACGGATAAACTTCCCGCGTCCAACCTGGTATTCCTCATCGACGTGTCAGGCTCTATGGAATCGGCGAACAAACTGCCACTTGTAAAGCAGGCCTTCAAGGCGCTGGTACAGCAACTTCGCCCGGCAGATCACGTATCTATAGTGGTGTATGCAGGTGCCGCAGGGCTGGTATTACCGAGTACAGCTGGTAACGAAAAGACAACGATCCTCGATGCATTGGACAAACTCGAAGCAGGTGGTTCTACAGCAGGAGGGGCCGGCATACAGCTAGCATACCGTACAGCAGCCGAACATTTCATCAAGTCAGGCAACAACCGGGTTATCTTGGCTACTGATGGCGATTTCAATGTAGGAGCGTCCAGCGATGGCGAATTACAACGTATCATAGAAAAAGAAAAAGAGAAAGGTATTTTCCTGTCAGTGCTCGGCTTTGGTATGGGTAATTATAAGGATAACAAACTGGAATTGCTGGCAGACAAAGGCAATGGCAACTATGCATACATCGACAATTTCGAGGAGGCACGCCGCACTTTTGTTACTGAGTTTGGCGGTACGTTATTTACCATCGCCAAAGATGTAAAGCTCCAGATAGAATTTAACCCACGTTTTGTCAGCTCTTACCGATTGGTAGGATATGAGAACCGTCTCCTACATGACGAGGATTTCAATGATGATAAAAAAGATGCCGGAGATATGGGAGCCGGGCATACGGTGACAGCATTATATGAAATCGTACCGACGAATAAGGCCCGCCGTATCGACAATGCACCCGTAGACCCTTTAAAATACCAGGAATATATAACCCGTAATAATAAGGAGGAAGTCCTCACCGTAAAACTCAGGTACAAACAACCCGATTCGAACAAGAGCCAGTTGATCAGTCAGATCTTACCACTTAACCGTCAGCAAATCCAGCAGGCCCCGGCAGATTTCCGTATGGCAGCTGCGGTAGCTTCCTTTGGCATGTTATTACGTAATTCAGCTTTTAAAGGAGATGCCAGCTTTGATGAAGTGCTGGCATTAGCGACCCAGTCAAAAGAAAACGACCCAGAAGGGTATCGCTCGGAATTCATTCAGCTGGTCAAAAAGGCCGCATTATTGAAAAAGTAA
- the upp gene encoding uracil phosphoribosyltransferase, translated as MIINLSDTNSLVGEWLSEIRSVDVQTDRMRFRRNMERLGEIAAYEISKTLEYVDKEVQTPMGFATCRVLKEQPVLATILRAGLALHQGLLHYYDKADHAFISAYRKHNRDGSFDINLEYVSSPSIDGQVVILSDPMLATGASLVKTIEHLQDIGKPKHIHLVVAIACTVGIEYVLRNTDSTNLSIWAGDIDDELTAKGYIVPGLGDAGDLAFGNKLQQ; from the coding sequence ATGATAATAAACTTGAGTGATACCAACTCGCTTGTAGGAGAATGGCTAAGCGAGATCAGGAGTGTTGACGTACAAACGGACAGAATGCGCTTCCGTCGTAATATGGAACGTCTGGGCGAAATTGCCGCATACGAGATCAGCAAGACGCTGGAATATGTGGACAAAGAAGTACAGACCCCTATGGGCTTCGCAACCTGCCGTGTATTAAAAGAACAACCTGTACTGGCTACTATCCTCAGGGCTGGACTGGCGCTTCACCAGGGGCTGCTTCATTATTATGATAAAGCAGACCATGCATTTATCTCTGCTTACCGCAAACACAACAGAGATGGCTCTTTTGATATCAACCTGGAGTACGTTTCCAGTCCATCAATAGATGGACAAGTGGTGATTCTGTCCGATCCTATGCTGGCCACCGGTGCTTCTCTGGTGAAAACCATCGAACACCTGCAGGATATTGGCAAGCCCAAGCATATCCACCTGGTAGTAGCCATTGCCTGTACCGTTGGCATTGAATACGTGCTACGTAACACCGACAGTACCAACCTGAGCATATGGGCAGGTGATATTGACGATGAATTAACTGCCAAAGGGTATATTGTACCAGGCCTGGGTGATGCAGGAGATCTTGCATTTGGCAATAAACTGCAACAATAA
- a CDS encoding PorP/SprF family type IX secretion system membrane protein, which produces MKKALLVLAILFYLNPLRAQDPHFSQFFASPLTLNPAFTGLFSGDYRISGNYRSQWRSIASPYVTGTLAADFGILKNAISYTDIWGVGIMAMYDRSGAGALTSNYIAFSTAYHKGLDPEGNHTLAIGLQGAFVQKRVDMSKLIFENQIDNNGFNPSIPSNEVLVNPKISYFDPNVGILYNGLVGEASNIYAGASYYHVTQPTETFMGQNNNRLSYRWTIHGGGSFPVGSNGNRIHASALYMKQSTASETSLGAAYGFLLNGMSDDPTVFYIGSWFRLKDAVNPYIGLEFKGFQFGLSYDTNVSTLKPASNYRGGMEISVIYIRQRNENSKYKTLCPKF; this is translated from the coding sequence ATGAAAAAAGCTTTACTGGTTTTAGCCATCCTATTCTATTTAAACCCGCTTCGGGCGCAAGACCCGCATTTTTCGCAGTTCTTTGCCTCCCCGTTGACGCTCAATCCTGCATTTACCGGCCTTTTCTCTGGTGATTATCGTATTTCAGGTAATTATAGATCACAATGGAGAAGCATTGCCAGTCCCTATGTAACAGGGACACTGGCCGCTGACTTCGGCATCCTGAAAAATGCTATTTCCTATACTGATATATGGGGAGTAGGTATTATGGCGATGTACGACAGGAGTGGGGCCGGTGCACTCACCTCCAACTATATTGCTTTTAGTACGGCTTATCATAAAGGATTGGACCCTGAGGGTAACCATACCCTGGCTATCGGCCTACAAGGCGCCTTCGTGCAAAAAAGGGTGGATATGTCCAAACTGATATTCGAAAATCAGATTGATAATAATGGTTTCAACCCTTCCATTCCGAGCAACGAGGTACTGGTCAATCCTAAGATCTCTTATTTTGATCCGAATGTCGGTATTTTATATAATGGACTTGTAGGCGAAGCTTCAAACATTTATGCAGGTGCTTCTTACTATCATGTCACCCAACCTACGGAGACCTTCATGGGGCAGAACAACAACCGGCTGAGCTACCGCTGGACCATCCATGGTGGCGGTTCTTTCCCGGTGGGTAGCAACGGTAACCGCATCCACGCCAGTGCCTTATATATGAAACAGAGTACAGCCTCCGAGACATCGTTGGGTGCTGCTTATGGTTTCCTCTTAAATGGGATGAGCGATGACCCTACCGTATTTTATATCGGTAGCTGGTTCAGGTTGAAAGATGCGGTGAACCCATATATAGGTTTGGAATTTAAGGGATTTCAATTCGGCCTTTCTTACGATACCAACGTATCTACGTTAAAGCCGGCATCCAACTACCGGGGTGGTATGGAGATATCTGTTATCTACATACGTCAGCGTAACGAAAACAGTAAGTACAAAACCCTCTGTCCGAAATTCTAA
- a CDS encoding EI24 domain-containing protein produces MFSFREILGSVQAYGKAHQFILQHKLWKWILVPGIIYCLLFITGIYFVWGYSGDFVEFLFNLLPVKTWIQDMESSWISFFFILLGFSIRIIFLVLYFSLYKYLFLIVASPLFAYLSEKTEAILQHQDFPFSTSQFMKDIVRGVRLSFRNLLYQTLSLLAIFLLSFIPLVGWITPMIAFFIECYFFGFSMLDYSCERHRLSMKDSILFVKQHRGMAFGNGLVFYLFMFVPVIGWILAPSYAVIAATIHIHDKKLL; encoded by the coding sequence TTGTTTTCATTCAGAGAAATACTTGGATCAGTGCAGGCCTACGGTAAGGCACATCAATTTATTCTGCAACATAAGCTATGGAAGTGGATCTTAGTCCCTGGCATCATTTATTGTCTGCTCTTTATTACAGGTATTTACTTTGTATGGGGCTATTCTGGTGATTTCGTGGAATTCCTGTTCAATCTGTTGCCAGTAAAAACCTGGATCCAGGATATGGAAAGCAGCTGGATTAGTTTCTTCTTCATTTTGCTGGGTTTCTCCATCCGGATCATATTCCTGGTCTTATATTTTTCTTTATATAAGTACCTGTTCCTGATAGTGGCATCTCCCTTATTTGCTTATCTCTCGGAAAAGACCGAAGCCATCCTCCAACACCAGGATTTCCCCTTCAGCACCTCACAATTCATGAAAGATATTGTACGGGGAGTACGGCTGTCATTCCGGAACCTGTTGTACCAAACACTTTCCCTACTGGCAATATTCCTATTGTCATTTATTCCGTTGGTTGGTTGGATCACGCCGATGATCGCATTCTTTATAGAGTGTTACTTCTTTGGATTTTCTATGTTGGATTATAGTTGCGAAAGACATCGTCTCAGCATGAAAGACAGTATTTTGTTTGTCAAACAGCATAGAGGAATGGCCTTTGGTAATGGCCTGGTATTTTACCTGTTCATGTTCGTCCCTGTCATTGGCTGGATATTAGCACCGTCCTATGCCGTTATCGCCGCCACTATTCATATCCATGATAAAAAACTGCTTTGA
- a CDS encoding SAM-dependent methyltransferase codes for MQSLGKVYLIPTVLSGDALHTLPAAITSIAQQLRVFFVENERTARRFLKALDRNINIDELQLHMMHENHPPDTQLAKKLLLSGTDVGIISEAGCPAIADPGHLIVQIAHSVDAPVIPMVGPSSILLALMASGMNGQHFQFVGYLPVKPFERVKAIRDLEATAHKKKQTQIFIETPYRNNQLLKDILDNCKDFTQLCIAADITGPEEYIKTKTVKDWKKSLPELHKRPAIFLML; via the coding sequence ATGCAATCTTTAGGTAAAGTATATCTTATTCCTACCGTATTAAGCGGTGATGCGCTCCATACGTTGCCAGCTGCTATTACAAGCATCGCACAGCAGTTACGTGTATTTTTTGTAGAGAATGAACGAACCGCCCGTCGTTTTCTGAAAGCGCTGGACCGAAACATTAATATCGACGAGCTTCAGCTGCATATGATGCATGAAAATCATCCTCCGGATACACAATTGGCTAAAAAATTACTGCTGAGCGGTACGGATGTTGGTATTATCAGTGAAGCGGGGTGTCCCGCCATCGCTGATCCTGGCCATCTGATCGTACAAATTGCGCACAGCGTAGATGCGCCGGTCATTCCTATGGTAGGCCCCAGTTCCATATTGCTGGCCTTAATGGCGTCGGGTATGAATGGACAGCATTTTCAGTTTGTCGGTTATCTGCCAGTAAAACCCTTCGAACGGGTAAAGGCGATACGCGACCTGGAAGCTACCGCACATAAAAAGAAACAGACCCAGATATTTATAGAGACCCCTTATCGGAATAATCAGCTTCTAAAAGATATTCTCGATAATTGTAAGGACTTCACCCAGCTGTGTATTGCAGCAGATATAACAGGACCGGAAGAATATATCAAAACAAAGACAGTCAAAGACTGGAAAAAATCCCTACCCGAACTGCATAAACGTCCTGCTATCTTCTTGATGCTTTAG
- a CDS encoding M20/M25/M40 family metallo-hydrolase gives MKQFFLPLLLVWGMPVTQAQQQNDSLAIRQLADEVLTHSTAYENLRTLTKKVGGRLAGSPQMLQAEQWGVQALKAAGADTVYLQACQVPHWVRGAKEEVRILSGDKKNGIPLQVLALGNSLGSGPKGVTASVLEVASFDDLETKKDQIKGKIVFYNYAFNPKFIKTFKSYGDAARYRAQGASRAAKYGALAVIVRSMTHGANNFPHTGSMVYNDSFPKIPAVAIGLEDAGRLSEHIKQRPTDKVYLRTNCEMLPEVTGHNVIGELKGSEFPNEYITVGGHLDSWDVAEGAHDDGTGCVQSIEVLRAFKALGIRPKHTIRVVLFANEENGVRGGRKYAEAAKAAGEKHLFALESDAGGFSPRGFSLTIPSEKREKVKSWRPLFLPYGVYDFDEPGGGTDIEPLARTFNTTILAELLPDSQRYFDVHHAASDVFEAVNKRELELGALSMGALVYLVDRYGL, from the coding sequence ATGAAACAGTTTTTTTTACCACTACTTTTAGTATGGGGGATGCCTGTCACGCAAGCCCAGCAGCAAAATGATTCTCTCGCTATTCGTCAGTTGGCGGATGAAGTGCTGACACATAGCACCGCATATGAAAATTTAAGGACGCTAACTAAAAAGGTGGGAGGCCGGTTAGCCGGTTCCCCGCAGATGCTTCAGGCAGAACAATGGGGTGTACAGGCGTTGAAAGCTGCCGGTGCAGATACGGTGTATCTTCAGGCTTGTCAGGTACCCCATTGGGTAAGAGGGGCCAAAGAAGAGGTACGTATCTTAAGTGGAGACAAGAAGAATGGTATTCCCTTACAGGTACTGGCGCTGGGGAATTCCCTGGGTAGTGGTCCAAAGGGCGTTACAGCATCGGTATTGGAAGTAGCATCATTTGATGATCTGGAGACAAAAAAGGATCAGATAAAAGGTAAGATCGTATTCTATAATTATGCGTTTAATCCCAAATTCATTAAGACTTTCAAATCTTATGGAGATGCGGCGCGATATCGTGCGCAAGGTGCCAGCAGGGCGGCTAAATACGGTGCGCTGGCGGTTATCGTACGTTCGATGACACATGGAGCGAATAATTTCCCGCATACTGGATCGATGGTTTATAACGACTCTTTCCCCAAGATACCTGCTGTAGCGATTGGTTTGGAGGATGCCGGTCGTCTGAGCGAGCATATTAAACAGCGACCTACGGATAAGGTATACCTACGTACGAACTGCGAAATGTTGCCAGAGGTGACAGGGCACAATGTGATTGGGGAGTTGAAAGGAAGCGAGTTTCCGAATGAATATATCACCGTGGGGGGCCACCTGGACTCCTGGGATGTCGCCGAAGGCGCACATGATGATGGCACGGGATGTGTACAATCGATCGAGGTATTACGCGCTTTTAAGGCGTTGGGAATAAGGCCGAAACATACTATCCGTGTTGTACTTTTTGCCAATGAAGAAAATGGTGTAAGAGGCGGTCGCAAGTATGCAGAAGCGGCCAAGGCAGCGGGAGAAAAACATCTCTTCGCATTGGAAAGTGATGCAGGTGGATTTTCACCAAGAGGCTTTTCGTTGACTATACCATCGGAAAAACGGGAGAAGGTAAAATCCTGGCGCCCGCTGTTCCTGCCCTATGGCGTATATGATTTTGACGAGCCAGGCGGTGGGACTGATATTGAACCATTGGCTCGTACGTTTAATACTACCATCCTGGCTGAACTTTTACCGGATTCGCAGCGTTATTTTGATGTGCACCATGCGGCCTCCGACGTATTTGAAGCAGTGAACAAAAGAGAGCTGGAGTTAGGCGCTTTGAGCATGGGCGCACTTGTTTACCTGGTAGACAGATACGGTCTCTAA
- the bshA gene encoding N-acetyl-alpha-D-glucosaminyl L-malate synthase BshA, which yields MRIGIVCYPTYGGSGVLATELGKALADKGHMVHFITYQQPVRLNAFHANIYYHEVQVPTYPLFDFPPYESALSSTMVDVILNQKLDLLHVHYAIPHASTAYLAKQIVAKQGMKVPFITTLHGTDITLVGKDKTYAPVVTFSINESDAITAVSENLREETYKSFQIQKDIDVIYNFVDTERFKRRDLSHFRKAIAPNDEKILLHVSNFRKVKRVPDVVKVFKQVREQMPAKLLLVGDGPDRPTIECMCRELQLCDDIRFVGKQEQLEDVMSISDLFVLPSEYESFGLAALEAMASEVPVLSSNAGGLPEINIQGETGYMSPVGDVDDMAAHAIRLLKDDQKLAAMRKGALAQASRFHIDNIIPQYEALYEKVIRG from the coding sequence ATGCGCATAGGAATAGTATGCTATCCCACTTACGGCGGAAGTGGAGTCCTGGCAACCGAATTAGGTAAAGCACTGGCTGATAAAGGCCATATGGTGCACTTCATTACCTACCAACAACCTGTAAGACTTAACGCCTTTCACGCCAATATATATTATCACGAAGTACAAGTACCTACCTACCCGCTCTTTGACTTTCCCCCCTATGAATCTGCCCTGAGCAGTACCATGGTAGATGTCATACTGAACCAAAAGCTCGACCTGCTACACGTCCACTATGCCATCCCGCATGCCTCTACCGCCTACCTGGCCAAACAGATCGTAGCCAAACAGGGAATGAAAGTACCCTTTATCACCACCCTGCATGGCACAGATATCACACTGGTAGGGAAAGATAAAACGTACGCACCGGTAGTCACCTTCTCCATCAATGAGTCAGATGCTATCACAGCAGTATCAGAAAATCTCCGCGAAGAAACATACAAGTCCTTCCAGATTCAAAAGGACATAGACGTTATCTACAACTTCGTGGATACAGAACGCTTCAAACGCCGCGACCTTTCTCATTTCAGAAAAGCGATCGCTCCAAATGATGAAAAGATACTGCTCCACGTTTCTAACTTCCGTAAAGTAAAGCGCGTACCCGATGTGGTAAAGGTATTCAAGCAGGTAAGAGAACAAATGCCGGCAAAATTATTACTGGTGGGTGATGGTCCGGACCGCCCTACTATCGAATGCATGTGCAGGGAGTTACAACTCTGTGACGACATCCGTTTTGTCGGCAAACAGGAACAACTGGAAGATGTAATGTCGATCAGTGATCTCTTCGTACTTCCTTCCGAATATGAAAGCTTCGGGCTTGCAGCATTAGAGGCAATGGCATCTGAAGTGCCGGTACTTTCTTCTAATGCAGGTGGTTTGCCGGAGATCAATATTCAGGGAGAAACAGGCTATATGAGCCCCGTCGGAGATGTTGATGATATGGCGGCTCATGCTATCCGTTTGCTGAAAGATGATCAAAAGCTGGCAGCAATGCGTAAAGGCGCATTAGCGCAAGCCAGCCGCTTCCATATTGACAATATCATCCCTCAGTATGAAGCCCTTTATGAAAAAGTAATCAGAGGATAA
- a CDS encoding murein hydrolase activator EnvC family protein has protein sequence MYLKKFIPLILLLWSVPAFLHAQNSNQSREELEHRKKELQREIDEANAELRDTKKSTKESLGQLRALKDKIVLRSRLINSINEEINFINGDINTAYRDVKTLQKDLDTLKAQYSQLVVYAYKNRSTYDILNFVFSAQSFNDAVKRYQYLKQYREYRHRQASNIMETQELLNKKIASLQSQKDKRANTLKTEQDQRATLEQDKKEKDEVLNKLKGREKELVADINQRKKDAQKVQAAIRAVIRREIEEARRKAAEEAAARKKAAEEKRRREEEARRAAAAAAAAAAKNNNNASNNNPPVTAANPPVTKPVETPTSTKSPEPERPTRSENVLEATPEALALSESFEANRGKLPWPVDAGKITGYFGPQRHAVIDHISVDNDGIIIGTRKGANVKAVFDGEVIIVHVIPGAGYMVTLRHGQYFTNYVRLQSASVRKGEKVRTGQVIGTASTNELENMGEVELQIYKGASRQNPQFWIRSR, from the coding sequence TTGTATCTGAAGAAGTTTATCCCGTTAATATTATTGCTATGGTCGGTACCTGCGTTTCTGCATGCTCAGAATAGCAACCAATCGCGGGAGGAACTTGAGCACCGGAAGAAAGAGTTGCAACGCGAGATAGACGAAGCCAATGCTGAGCTGAGAGATACAAAAAAGTCCACGAAAGAAAGTTTGGGGCAGTTGAGGGCGTTAAAGGACAAGATTGTTTTACGTAGCCGGCTTATCAATAGCATTAACGAAGAGATCAATTTTATTAACGGGGACATCAATACTGCCTACCGGGATGTGAAAACCTTACAAAAAGACCTGGACACCTTAAAGGCGCAATATTCCCAGCTGGTAGTGTATGCTTATAAGAACCGTAGTACTTACGATATATTGAACTTTGTTTTTTCTGCCCAGAGCTTTAACGATGCTGTAAAGCGGTATCAATATCTGAAGCAGTACCGGGAATACCGTCACCGGCAGGCCAGCAATATCATGGAGACGCAGGAGCTGCTGAACAAAAAGATCGCCAGCCTGCAGTCGCAGAAAGATAAGCGGGCGAACACACTGAAAACAGAACAGGACCAACGGGCTACGCTGGAACAGGACAAGAAAGAGAAAGATGAGGTGTTGAATAAACTGAAAGGCCGTGAAAAAGAGCTGGTAGCAGATATTAATCAGCGTAAGAAAGATGCGCAGAAAGTGCAGGCGGCTATCCGGGCAGTTATCCGCCGGGAGATAGAAGAGGCAAGGCGTAAGGCAGCAGAAGAAGCGGCGGCCCGTAAGAAGGCTGCGGAGGAAAAACGCAGGAGAGAAGAGGAAGCCCGTAGAGCGGCGGCTGCAGCAGCGGCGGCAGCGGCCAAAAACAACAATAACGCGTCCAACAATAATCCACCTGTTACAGCTGCTAACCCGCCTGTAACCAAGCCGGTAGAAACACCTACGTCTACCAAATCTCCGGAGCCGGAAAGACCTACACGTAGTGAAAACGTGCTGGAAGCTACCCCGGAAGCACTGGCATTATCAGAGAGTTTTGAGGCCAATCGTGGTAAGCTGCCATGGCCTGTTGACGCCGGTAAGATCACTGGTTACTTCGGGCCTCAACGGCATGCCGTGATCGACCATATCAGTGTAGACAACGATGGTATCATCATCGGTACCCGTAAAGGAGCTAATGTAAAAGCGGTATTTGATGGGGAGGTAATTATCGTACACGTTATACCGGGGGCCGGATATATGGTCACCCTACGCCATGGACAGTACTTTACCAACTATGTAAGGCTGCAATCAGCGTCCGTAAGGAAAGGTGAAAAAGTACGTACGGGGCAGGTGATCGGTACTGCCAGCACCAACGAATTGGAAAATATGGGAGAGGTGGAGTTGCAGATATACAAAGGAGCCTCCAGACAGAACCCACAATTCTGGATACGGAGCAGATAA
- a CDS encoding DUF4292 domain-containing protein, whose product MKQTTGVYTLLLLAGTLLFSCRSTKPIVRTHFPAADSAHIVKDSSSNEEAVAFNRNLLSKIRERHIDYTTFSAKLKVDFENEKQSHQNVNTVIRMKKDSLIWISVSFPVLGEVARAIITPDSLKAYDKFNKRLYLRALSDAQDVLNIPFDFKTLQDLIIGNPVFLTDSVYQVVKTPAIISFSCDSSAFTSLFNVFADDYVLQQSKVMDKGAGQQRSCELTYGEYKDAGGYKFATRRRLFVEEKNITRIAMEFNKVEFNQSLSFPFTVPTSGYSLQ is encoded by the coding sequence ATGAAGCAAACAACAGGCGTATATACATTACTATTGCTGGCAGGTACCTTACTTTTTTCCTGTCGTAGTACCAAGCCGATCGTTCGTACACATTTCCCGGCAGCTGACAGCGCACATATCGTGAAGGACAGCAGTTCCAATGAAGAAGCTGTTGCGTTCAACCGTAACCTGCTTTCCAAGATCAGAGAGCGGCATATTGATTATACTACGTTTTCGGCCAAACTGAAGGTGGACTTCGAAAATGAGAAGCAAAGCCATCAAAATGTCAATACAGTGATCAGGATGAAAAAGGATAGCCTGATCTGGATATCTGTTTCTTTTCCGGTATTGGGGGAGGTTGCGAGGGCTATTATTACGCCGGATAGTTTGAAGGCGTATGACAAATTCAACAAGCGGTTGTATCTGAGAGCATTATCCGATGCACAAGATGTGTTGAATATTCCCTTTGACTTCAAGACGTTACAGGATCTTATCATCGGTAATCCTGTATTCTTGACAGACAGTGTATACCAGGTTGTAAAGACGCCGGCGATCATTTCTTTTAGTTGTGACAGCAGTGCTTTTACCAGTCTTTTCAATGTATTTGCGGATGACTATGTATTGCAGCAAAGTAAGGTAATGGATAAGGGCGCAGGTCAGCAGCGTTCCTGTGAACTTACATATGGAGAGTATAAGGATGCGGGAGGATATAAGTTTGCTACCCGGCGTCGTTTATTTGTGGAGGAGAAAAATATTACCCGGATAGCGATGGAATTCAATAAAGTTGAGTTTAACCAGAGTCTTTCTTTTCCGTTTACAGTGCCTACTTCCGGCTATTCTTTGCAATAG